TACTCATGTTTACAGTATGAGCCAATTATTAAACCCAGAAATGAAAAACAGACGTGCTAATACTTACTATTCAGGATCTTTAGCAATTAGAGGTGCTGAGGAGTATTACACATATGACAAAAACTACAAAGGCAAGGCTAAATATTCAGCTTGGTCAGCAGATACACCAGAAGATGCAAAATTGTTCTTCACTGTTGAAAAAGTAGAAGAAGCATTTACACCAGATAGTGGTTTCTTCGGAGCAGACCTTGCAACTGCATACGAAAACTATGGTGCAGAAGCATTTACAGTTGATGGTGTAGATGTTTATAAGAAATATCAAGGCCAAGGTTTAGTAGAAGTAACAGCTGAAGTACAGAAAGATCTAGAAGGTTTAGCAGTTAACTTCGAAAACCCAGCAGAAAACTGGAAAGAATTTACATACTTCGAAGATGGTACTTATGAAGAAGTTACATTCGACTCAGTAGGTTTCTACAAAGGCGAAAATGATTATGAGTATTACCACATTCTTCAAAACCCAGCTACAGAATTTATTTTCTTCGCGAACTCAACAGGTTCATGGTTAGTAAAAGAAGATTTATATGAAGCTGGTAAAAACCAAAAAGAAGGACTATTGGCTACAAATTATGCAACAGATTTAGCAACAGCATATTCATATGGTCCATATAAACTAGTTTCTCTAGAAAAAGATAGACAAATGAAACTAGAAAGAAATGAAGAATGGTATGGTTATAAACTAGATACAGACCAATTTAAAGATCAATTCGTAGCTGATAAGATCACTATTGAAATTATTGAAGATCCTAATACAGCATTGCAATTGTTTAACAAAGGTCAACTAGATAATGTTAACTTGGATGCAGACCAATGGCAAAGATATAGAATGAGTGAGTACATGCATACAGCAGAAGAGTCATACACATTCCGTTATGTATTTGGTACAAGTCCAGAAACATTAGCACAATTAGAAGCAAACGCAGGTGATGGTTCAAACAAGAGAGTATTACAATACAAAGACTTTAGAAAAGCTCTTTCTCTAAGTTTAGATAGAAATAAAATTACTTCAGAATCAACAGCAGGTAATGCACCAGCATACTACCTACTAAATAACAACTATTACTATGATATTGAAAATGATCCTCAATCTATATACCGTAAGAGTGAGGCTGCAATGGAAGCAATTGTAGACTTGTACGGTGTAGAGTATGGTGATGGTAAGTCATATGCTACTGCAGAAGATGCTTATAACGCACTATCTGGTTATGATGTAGAATCAGCTAAGAAATTATTCCAAGCTGCATATGATCAAGCAATTGCTGATGGTAACTATACTGATGGACAAGCAGTAAACATTAATATTATGGTAGGACCAGCATCATCATTAACAGCTCAAGATACAAGACAACAAGATATTGTAAATGAATTGCTACAACAAGCAACAGAAGGTACAGGCTTTGCTGGTAAAGTTAATGTTAAGTATTTAACTGGTTCAACAAGTAGATACGATGACGTTGTTAACGGTAAGGTAGAAGCTATCCGTGGTGCATGGGGTGGTGGTGCATTCTACCCATTCTCATCAATCGGTGTTTATGTTAACCCAGCTTCAACAGGTGGATTAAATAAGATTCACGAATCAAATGGATGGAATCCAACAGTAGCACAATTGAAATTGAAATTTGATTTCAATGGAGATGGTACTGAAGAAGAGGAAACAAGAACACTCACAGAATGGCAATCAGCAATTCAAGGAATTGAATTCAATGATAATGTAGAGGCAAAATTATATATTCTTGCACAGTTAGAGAAAGCTGTTCTAGATACAGTTCAAAACATACCACTATACACATCTACATTTAACATGATGACTTCACAAAAAGTAAGTCAATACACAAATGTATACAACCCAATGTATGGATTTGGTGGATTCAGATTCCTCAAATTCCATTACTCAGATGCTGATTGGGCAAAATATGTAGAAGAACAAGGTGGAATCTTAAACTACGAATAAGAGTATTAATTTAGTGAATAGCTAGGTTAAAACTGAATTAAATCAATTAAGTATGCTGAGAAGAAATTCTCAGCATATTTTTGTAAAAAATGGCAAAATTGACAAAAAACAGTGAAATTTGTTTAAATTGCCGGTTTATAAATTTTGTAAAAGTAGTTATAATATGAAGAACTATTTTTACCTTCGGGTATTGTATTTTTAAATAGTTAGATATCGAAATGAAAAGGAAATAATTTATGAGGAACAGCACAGTTAAATATGTAATTAAACGTGTCCTTTTAGCTTTGATGACAGCGTTTATAATTATGTTTATAAGCTTTGTTTTCATCAAAATGCTTGAGCCTGAAGTACCAATGCTTGGGACTGAAGCACAGAATGAAATGGCTAGACGTGAAGCTTTAGGATACAACAAACCAATTTTGGTACAATTTGGAATATATTTACGAAATATTATTACAAGTTGGGACTGGGGTACTTCATGGGAGATTTCATATCTAACTCCTGTTACAGAAATTATTGTTAAGAGACTACCTCCAACCGTAATTTTAAACGTCTATTCAGCATTGTTTTCATTACCTTTAGGTATTGTACTTGGTGTTATTGCAGCGCTAAGAAAAAACACCTGGTTAGACCATACAATTTCAACAGTTGTTATGCTTTTTGTATCCGTACCTAGTTTCGTTTACGCATTCTTACTTCAATACATTGTTGGTTTCAGATTAGGTTGGTTACCTTTAATAGTTTCATCAGTTGCAGATTCAGGCGGTTGGTTCACTTGGGTAATGTTTAAATCAATGATAATGCCAATACTTTCACTTTCATTTGGTATTATTGCAGGATATGCCAGACTTACTAGAGCAGAGTTGGTTGAAAGTTTGACTTCAGACTACATGCTACTAGCAAGAACCAAAGGTCTAAACAAAACACAAGCTACTGTTAGACATGCATTGAAAAACGCAATGGTTCCTATTTTGCCATCAATTGTTGCTAGTTTCTTAAGCGTGCTAGGTGGTTCAATGATTATCGAAAAGATTTTTGCTGTTAATGGAATTGGTGGATTAATGATTAGTGCTATTAACTCACGTGACTATGACGTGTTTGTAGCTACTACAATGTTCTATACAATTATCGGTTTATTGGCAAATATTGTTGTTGATCTAAGTTATGGTTTCTTAGATCCTAGAATTAGAATTGGTGAGAGGTAATATTAATGAGCAAAGAATATGTAAATTTACAAGAAATACCTCAAGAGAAATTTACTTTAGTTCAAGAACATAAAGATATTTATGATGAGGCGATCAAAACCAAGTCAATATCTTATTTTGGTGATGCTTTAAGAAGATTTGTACGAAACAAAGCTTCAGTTGCAGCTGCAATAATAATTATGTTAATTGTTGTTTTTGCGTTAATTGCACCATTTTTAACAAAGTACAAAGTTTCTGATGTTAATGGTGTTTATGCCAAGGCTAGACCAAAAATAAAAGCTTTTGAACGTACTGGTTTCTGGGATGGAAGCAAGACTATTAGATCAAATGAAAAATATTTAATTTATTTAAATGGTATTTCTATGGCTGCTGAAGACTATGAAGGTCAAGGTGCAACTTGGGAGCAAGGTTTAGAGAGTGATTATGCCGTTATTAATAAAATTAGTGATGAATACATGTCACAAGGTAGAACTTATAGAGATGTTTCTGTAGATTCATACTACTTAGTAGGTTTCAGCTATATCAATATAACTGATCAACAATATGAAAGAATTATTAAGTGGGAAGAAGAGACTGGTAAAAAGGTTATTTATCCAATGGTTGATAGAGCTGGTGCAGGACCAGCTGCTGACGATGCTAATTATTGGTTTAAGTTAGCACAAAATGGTACTCCGTTGGATGAAAATGATAGACCAATGGAATTTGCAATGGTCCAGAAAAAAGGATTAACAGATAATTATTTGCGTGATGAAAATGGTGATGTTAGATACTACACAGTAAGTAACAAAACCATGCGTCAAGTAAGAGTTTTAAACTACACTTATTACGAATATCAAAATGGTTTTGAGCCTGTACACTACTTTGGTTCCGATGCCCAAGGTTATGATATTTTTATTCGTGTAGCTCAAGGTACTAGATTATCATTGGCATTAGCTGTCTTAGTTTCTATAGTTAACCTTACTTTCGGTGCTCTATATGGTGCGGTACAAGGTTACTATGGTGGTGCAGTTGACTTAATTCTTGATAGATTAACTGATATCATCAGTGGTATGCCATTTATGGTTATAGCAACACTATTCCAATTACACTTGGTTATACCAGGAAAAGTTTCTACATTCGCAGGTATATTATTCGCCTTCGTATTACAAGGTTGGATTGGTACAGCTGCAAGGGTTAGAACACAGTTCTATAGATTCAAAAATGAAGAATATATTCTCTCAGCAAGAAGTATGGGTGCTGGCGATGCAAGATTGATGTTTAGACATATCTTCCCTAACGCAATTGGTACAATTATTACTTCATCCGTACTTGTTATTCCAAGTGTTATCTTGAGTGAATCATCATTATCTTATTTAGGTATTGTAAACTTCAACTCTAAGAATTTAACTTCTTTAGGTACCTTGTTAGGTAATGGTCAAGGTTATTTAGCAACTGACCCACATATTTTATTTGTCCCAGCTGTTATAATTTCCTTGCTAATGATTAGCTTTAACCTATTTGGTAATGGATTGAGAGATGCATTTAACCCAGCATTGAGAGGATCGGAAGAATAATATGGCAAAAACAAAATTAGAAATAAATAACTTAAAACTATCTTTCTGGACCAATAACGGTACAGTTAAAGCTGTTAGAGACATATCTTTCGATGTTAAAGAAGGTGAAACTCTAGCGAT
Above is a window of Fastidiosipila sanguinis DNA encoding:
- a CDS encoding ABC transporter substrate-binding protein, which encodes MRKFVKASAAALALVLLLGACSKSGNQGGTGTEGSKEASKDPNAVYTYNDYTAATPNTMNPHTQQQSNDSYLDSYLQTPLITAIPDGEGGYKWEYMGATSIEDVTKDFADKEKWGIPAEADKGLVWKITLREDQKWSDGTPIDANTHVYSMSQLLNPEMKNRRANTYYSGSLAIRGAEEYYTYDKNYKGKAKYSAWSADTPEDAKLFFTVEKVEEAFTPDSGFFGADLATAYENYGAEAFTVDGVDVYKKYQGQGLVEVTAEVQKDLEGLAVNFENPAENWKEFTYFEDGTYEEVTFDSVGFYKGENDYEYYHILQNPATEFIFFANSTGSWLVKEDLYEAGKNQKEGLLATNYATDLATAYSYGPYKLVSLEKDRQMKLERNEEWYGYKLDTDQFKDQFVADKITIEIIEDPNTALQLFNKGQLDNVNLDADQWQRYRMSEYMHTAEESYTFRYVFGTSPETLAQLEANAGDGSNKRVLQYKDFRKALSLSLDRNKITSESTAGNAPAYYLLNNNYYYDIENDPQSIYRKSEAAMEAIVDLYGVEYGDGKSYATAEDAYNALSGYDVESAKKLFQAAYDQAIADGNYTDGQAVNINIMVGPASSLTAQDTRQQDIVNELLQQATEGTGFAGKVNVKYLTGSTSRYDDVVNGKVEAIRGAWGGGAFYPFSSIGVYVNPASTGGLNKIHESNGWNPTVAQLKLKFDFNGDGTEEEETRTLTEWQSAIQGIEFNDNVEAKLYILAQLEKAVLDTVQNIPLYTSTFNMMTSQKVSQYTNVYNPMYGFGGFRFLKFHYSDADWAKYVEEQGGILNYE
- a CDS encoding ABC transporter permease: MRNSTVKYVIKRVLLALMTAFIIMFISFVFIKMLEPEVPMLGTEAQNEMARREALGYNKPILVQFGIYLRNIITSWDWGTSWEISYLTPVTEIIVKRLPPTVILNVYSALFSLPLGIVLGVIAALRKNTWLDHTISTVVMLFVSVPSFVYAFLLQYIVGFRLGWLPLIVSSVADSGGWFTWVMFKSMIMPILSLSFGIIAGYARLTRAELVESLTSDYMLLARTKGLNKTQATVRHALKNAMVPILPSIVASFLSVLGGSMIIEKIFAVNGIGGLMISAINSRDYDVFVATTMFYTIIGLLANIVVDLSYGFLDPRIRIGER
- a CDS encoding ABC transporter permease; translation: MSKEYVNLQEIPQEKFTLVQEHKDIYDEAIKTKSISYFGDALRRFVRNKASVAAAIIIMLIVVFALIAPFLTKYKVSDVNGVYAKARPKIKAFERTGFWDGSKTIRSNEKYLIYLNGISMAAEDYEGQGATWEQGLESDYAVINKISDEYMSQGRTYRDVSVDSYYLVGFSYINITDQQYERIIKWEEETGKKVIYPMVDRAGAGPAADDANYWFKLAQNGTPLDENDRPMEFAMVQKKGLTDNYLRDENGDVRYYTVSNKTMRQVRVLNYTYYEYQNGFEPVHYFGSDAQGYDIFIRVAQGTRLSLALAVLVSIVNLTFGALYGAVQGYYGGAVDLILDRLTDIISGMPFMVIATLFQLHLVIPGKVSTFAGILFAFVLQGWIGTAARVRTQFYRFKNEEYILSARSMGAGDARLMFRHIFPNAIGTIITSSVLVIPSVILSESSLSYLGIVNFNSKNLTSLGTLLGNGQGYLATDPHILFVPAVIISLLMISFNLFGNGLRDAFNPALRGSEE